The nucleotide sequence GATAGAGTTGGGTAGTGTCAATATACCCAACAATAGCACCCGCTTCGATACGGTCGCCCTCCTGCGGGGTAAAAGTCATAATCTTTCCGTTTACTTCGGCCGAAACCAATATTTCGGTTGCTTCGAAAGCTCCCGTAGCATCGTATGAATCAGAATTATTTCCGCAGGAAGAAAGCCCTGCGATGGCAATTGATGCAAATATGTATTTTAAATTTTTCATCTTTCTTGTATTATTTATTGGATGTGTACTTATAGGAATAAATGTTCATTAACCGTTGAATGCGGTGTGTTGCCCCCGTTTGCTTTGCCATGTCTTCGGCATTTATTTCTCGGATAAGGTCGGATACGGATATTACGCCATTGGCAAGTTTTACCTCTGCTGCATGTTTGATATTTCCCCGCAAACGGACAATAGAGTCGTCTGTCTTAACCAAGTCATTCATCTTTGCTATTTCGGTTTGCTGTTGCGTAAGCTGTAGTTTGGTGTTGAACAAAAACGTTTCGCGAAGTGCTTCAATATTCTGACGGCCGACTTCCAATTTGCGTCGGTCATTTTTAAGTGTGTACAGTTTTCCGAGATTCCAGGAAAGACGAACTCCGCCAATAAAGAATGGTTCAAAACTATTTTTCAGCATATTTAATCCCGGACGGCCATAGCCTCCTTGAACGAAGAATCCGGCACGTGGCATAATGCCGGCTGTTATTTGCTTATACTGCGCATCCAACATGGACGATTGTGCATCAAACAACCGTAACTCCGGGCGATTGATCTCGCTGGCAAAGTCGGGTTCGTTATCCTGAGGTATTTCCAGCTGTACAGAATCGGACACCTCCTTGCCTATCATTACACCCAACATAGCTCGGTACATTTTACGTGAAGCAGTTAGTTCCACAGCTTTCTGACGGGCATTCAGCATCTCTACTTCCAGACTTTCTCGATCGGATTGATTTGCCATTCCATTGGCAATCATTGCCGATACGCGATCGATAGACACCTGAAGTTCTTTCTGAAGCAACGTATTTTGTACCAACAGCTCGTCTTGCAGGATACTTCCAAAATAAAGCTGGTTTATCCGCTCGTTCAGTGTATACAAATCGCTTTCCAGTTGCTCTCTTTCGGCAGCTGCCTGTGCTTTGGTAAGTTGTCTGTTAGAACTGATTGTCCC is from uncultured Macellibacteroides sp. and encodes:
- a CDS encoding TolC family protein; its protein translation is MKRITLFLLLVTFIVASASGQRETFTLEQCYAMSKSNYPKIKQYDLIRQTEQFNLSNAAKGWLPQLSLSAKATYQSEVTKLPIDFSQLSPSLAGMQIPSLSKDQYQAVAEVNQTLWDGGTISSNRQLTKAQAAAEREQLESDLYTLNERINQLYFGSILQDELLVQNTLLQKELQVSIDRVSAMIANGMANQSDRESLEVEMLNARQKAVELTASRKMYRAMLGVMIGKEVSDSVQLEIPQDNEPDFASEINRPELRLFDAQSSMLDAQYKQITAGIMPRAGFFVQGGYGRPGLNMLKNSFEPFFIGGVRLSWNLGKLYTLKNDRRKLEVGRQNIEALRETFLFNTKLQLTQQQTEIAKMNDLVKTDDSIVRLRGNIKHAAEVKLANGVISVSDLIREINAEDMAKQTGATHRIQRLMNIYSYKYTSNK